In Cedecea neteri, a single genomic region encodes these proteins:
- a CDS encoding Rid family hydrolase yields the protein MVLQAAGCSFEDVVEMTTYHVDMKEHMDVFREVKDELFPRGHCAWTCVGVSELARPGLLVEVKCIAVRRTA from the coding sequence CTGGTCCTTCAGGCCGCGGGCTGCAGCTTTGAAGACGTTGTGGAAATGACCACTTACCATGTAGATATGAAAGAACATATGGATGTTTTTCGTGAAGTGAAAGACGAGCTGTTTCCGCGAGGGCACTGTGCCTGGACCTGCGTCGGCGTGTCTGAACTGGCTCGTCCGGGGCTGCTGGTGGAAGTGAAATGTATTGCCGTGAGAAGAACGGCGTAA